One Limnothrix sp. FACHB-406 DNA window includes the following coding sequences:
- a CDS encoding type I restriction enzyme HsdR N-terminal domain-containing protein translates to MNTTQTSTSSLDFQPDRFQPDIIVVSPDGEYLMLVEIKLTSHGVDQASRAIAQLKQYMVGVGCPNGLLIWGETIMLLWDSFEQSDGRSIQMIGEAKLPDTLLPPTQHQSQTQSGWDFATRVQQWMEGLTLTTNVQKLPEDLQHLFSEPILNLLRMGEIRSGGPRWSQVT, encoded by the coding sequence GATTTTCAGCCTGACAGATTTCAACCAGACATCATTGTGGTCAGTCCCGATGGTGAATATTTGATGCTGGTAGAAATTAAGCTAACCAGCCATGGTGTTGATCAAGCATCGCGGGCGATCGCCCAGTTAAAGCAATATATGGTTGGTGTAGGATGCCCCAATGGGTTGCTGATTTGGGGTGAAACAATCATGCTACTTTGGGATTCCTTTGAGCAATCTGATGGCCGCTCTATTCAAATGATCGGTGAAGCCAAATTGCCAGATACGTTGCTGCCGCCAACTCAACATCAATCTCAAACACAATCTGGATGGGATTTTGCCACCAGAGTTCAGCAATGGATGGAAGGGTTAACTCTAACCACTAATGTTCAAAAGCTGCCTGAAGATTTACAACACTTGTTCAGTGAACCCATTCTCAATTTGCTGCGTATGGGTGAAATCAGATCTGGCGGCCCGCGATGGAGTCAGGTGACGTAG